A window of Maioricimonas rarisocia genomic DNA:
AATGGTGCGTCACGGAGTTTCCCGTGTGATGCCCACCAAGCGGCGTGGAATGCTGCAGGACTGCCTGCCGTGACACACCCGACGTGACCTGGCTGGGGGCGTCGCTTCGACCGCCAGCGCCTCGTCGCCCCTGGAGGTGAGGTGCTGGGACCAGTCCCAGCCTACGTTCTGCAGGTCGATGTCATCCGCGGGGATGAGCATGCTCACCCGCCTGTGGCGTGAGAGCATGGCACCCCCGGTGCAATGAATTCAGACAGCCTCAGAAGCCCAGGCCGATTCCGTTGAGGGCCCCGGTGCCGACCGTTCCATCGGTGATCTCGAACATCGAGGGAAACTGCCGTTCCCAGTCCTTGTTGGCCGCCGGGCAGTACTGCCGGCCATTCCCTTCAATTGCGGCGACGGTCGGGAAGCGGGCGGCCAGACTGGCCGAGTGCAGGAACGAATAGCCGGGGCAGGTCAGATCCTGCACGCAGAGGAACATGTCGAATTTCTGCGCCGCGGCGGCTGCGAACAGGGCCTCGGTGTGCCCCTTGCAGGCCTTGAGCGCTACGCCGCTGTAGCCATGCTCGCGGGCCAGCAGCAGCGCATCGTAGTCGACGAGCGATTCGTCGATGACGACCGGTTTGAGCTTGGCCGCCTCGTGCATCGTGTTCTCGGGATGGGACGCCAGATCGCGGTGTGTCGGCTGCTCGATGTACTGGATTCGGTCGTAGGCGGCCGGCGTGGATTCCTTGACGCGGGCCAGGAAGTCGAGGACGTACTGCACGTTCTCGCACTTCTCGTTGAAGTCGACCGAGTAGAACCAGCGGTCGCAGCCGCGGGCGGAATTGACCTCGCTCGCCACACGGTCGACGGCCAGCACGCGCTCGACGTCCCATTTCAGGTCGTCGCCGGCCAGCTTGATCTTCAGGTGCGTGAGTCCCTCGGCGGCGATCCACTCCTTGAGGGTTTCGGGCCGGCCGTCGTCGATGCGACTGGTGATGTCGCCGTCGGTCAGCGGGTCGAGGGCTCCGACCAGGTGATACAGCGGCAGCCGCTCTTTCGGTTCGCGGAGCGTGTATTTGTCGAGGTATTCACCCTCGAACTGCTCGTCGAGGTACTCGGAGAGGTCATGGTTCATGAACTCTTCCGAGAGGGCGTTGTAGCTGTTGATGTCGTTGACGCGGCCGTAGGCGTCGTGAATGGCCGCATCGAGCGGAGAGGCGGCGACGAGCTGGGCCAGTTCCGGCATCGGTTCGTCGAGGCCGAGCCGTTCGGAGACGACCTTCCCCTGATGGAAGTATTCGGCCGAGACGTGGTAGACGATGTCGATCGCGTGTCCGAATTCGTCGAAGCCATCGGTCAGGCGGACGACCCGCTCGGCGAAGTTCATCATCGCCTTCTCGGCCTGCTCGGCAGTCACCGACTGCGAGGGCCAGGCCCAGATGTTGCCGATCGGCATGCTTCCCACGCCGGTGGCATGTTGCCCGGCGTTGTTCTCCACGGTCACCTGGACGTTGATGAGCTGCGTGTGCTCGAGAACCCGCCCGCCGAACTTGAGCGGCGTGCGAAAGGGGCAGGGTTCGAATTCGATCTGGGCATCAACAACGCGGACGTCGGTCGGCTTGTGGGACATGACCTTGGAGTGCGAAAGATTACGTGAACGGGCATCCGATACGCCGGGATTCTATTCCGCACTTTGTCCCGAATGCAAGAAGCGCCCGATCCGGCCGGAACCTTCCCGGCAGGTTACAGGATCCGGAACTCGTCCGGATCAATCGCGGTCTCGATCGGCACCTGCGTGCGGCGGTCATGCAGACTGCGAAGCCAGGCTTCGTCAGGTACTGTATACGGCCGGAACTTTTCGCTGGTACCGGTCTCTTCCCGATACAGCAGGGCCCGGTTCGGTCCCAGTCGGGAGGCGGCCGGCGAGTCGATCAGATTGCTCGAATCGGTGGCGTTCATCTGGAAGGCGACCCGGTACTCCAGTTCGCGGAGGGTCTGGCGGGAGAACCAGCGGTCGATGTTGTTGTACGAGTCGCACCAGATGAGGCTGTGAATTCCGTTGGCCGGGCCATCGGCGAGGATCTTTGCGAACTGTGTGCCGGGCTGCGGAGGCTTGCTTTCCCCCATGCTGCCGAAGCTGCCCATGCCAAAGTCGTCTTCCGCCTTGCGGAGATCACGAAAGCGGCTGAGGTGATGGATGATCAGAAAGACCGGAGCAGCCGCGTGGTCGGGGTCGGCGTCGCGCTGGTCGAGCAGGGTGGCCAGTTCGTCGATCGCGGTGGCCGCTTCGCGGGGACGCACGAGACGTACGCCGCGGGGAAACATCCCGGTGAGCCGCCGCCAGGCCGCCGCTGAAGGCTCGTCCGGACTGCTGCCGTCGAACAGATACAGCTGGGCGGCTGGTGCCGTGGAAGGCTGCGCGGACTGCGGCAGGGTGTCCGAGTCGTCGGCGGAGGTTCGTTCCTTGCCGGTCGTGCTGAGCTGGCCGGCAAGTGTGGCGAATGCGTTCGTCATCACGCCCAGAGCCGCTTCGGGGTCCTGTCCGACCAGCAGCAGGTTGCTGCCGGACTGTCGCTGGAACGGCAACCCGGTCGCCGGACGGATCTCGACCGCTTCCCCGAGCCAGATTCGGGGGACGGCAGCTTGTGGTGAATCGTCGGTCCCTTCGAGCAGCCGGACCAGGTCTCCGTTGCGGGCCGGGTCGGAGAGGACGTTTCCTTCGAAGACGATGGCCGGTTCGACCTCGATGCCGCGGCGGCCGGCGAGCGAAGCGAGGTCCGAGAGCAGCTGCTCCCGCTGTTCGTCAGGGAGCCAGGCGATCTGGAAGGGGTGGTTCCCCTCGAGCATGCCGTTGGCGTCGTTGTAGATCGCTTCGCCGGGGCGGGTCAGCAGCCGGGCGGCGGTGTTCTCTTCGCTGAGAATCAGGTGGGCGTCCGCCTCGCTGCACTGCAGGGCCACGCGGACGGCGACCTGACCGAGCGTACTGCGGGCCAGTGAATACGCGCCTCCCAGCGTTTGCGAGCCGAGGATCACGTGAATGCCGAACGCACGTCCCTGGCGGACCAGCCGGTCGAGCAGCAGCGTCGCCTGCTGGCTCAACTTGTCGTCTTCGGTGAAGTACTCCTGGAACTCGTCGACGACCAGCAGGATGCGGGGCATCGGCACATCGGGGACGGTATTGCGGAACGCGGCGATGTCCTGCACACCATGCCGGCGGAACGTCTCGCCTCGCTCGTTCAGGACTTCGTCGAGTCGCTGCAGGGCGCTGACTCCGAACTCGCGGTCACTCTCGATCGCGATGACGTCGGCATGCGCCAGATGCGATGTCGCGTACTG
This region includes:
- a CDS encoding enolase C-terminal domain-like protein: MSHKPTDVRVVDAQIEFEPCPFRTPLKFGGRVLEHTQLINVQVTVENNAGQHATGVGSMPIGNIWAWPSQSVTAEQAEKAMMNFAERVVRLTDGFDEFGHAIDIVYHVSAEYFHQGKVVSERLGLDEPMPELAQLVAASPLDAAIHDAYGRVNDINSYNALSEEFMNHDLSEYLDEQFEGEYLDKYTLREPKERLPLYHLVGALDPLTDGDITSRIDDGRPETLKEWIAAEGLTHLKIKLAGDDLKWDVERVLAVDRVASEVNSARGCDRWFYSVDFNEKCENVQYVLDFLARVKESTPAAYDRIQYIEQPTHRDLASHPENTMHEAAKLKPVVIDESLVDYDALLLAREHGYSGVALKACKGHTEALFAAAAAQKFDMFLCVQDLTCPGYSFLHSASLAARFPTVAAIEGNGRQYCPAANKDWERQFPSMFEITDGTVGTGALNGIGLGF